A region of the Apium graveolens cultivar Ventura chromosome 6, ASM990537v1, whole genome shotgun sequence genome:
CTGCGGCGACAACACAGGGCTGCCATAATGCAATTCTACGGCGACTTAGGCTTCCCCTGTATATGGAAAGATGCCTTGAAATTTTCTATTTCGGTTGTGGCGACTAGTACAGGTATTGTTGATTTTTCCCGCGCATGTTGCGTCCTTACCCGCGTGTTTCTTGCGCGTGGAAAACCAGCAGCCTAAACCTCTACAGCTCGCGCGTGACCAGCTGTAGTCCATCTGCGCGCGTGTCAAGCAACTTCTCAATTTTCCGCGCGTGTCCTTAGTCCACGTTCCtggcttcttccttttcttcgGCGCGTGGTTTTCTGTATTTCCTGCTCGTGCAACGTACTGCAACCAGGCTACTAAAATACAAGGCTTGACCTATTAGAGTTGTTCCATATGCAAAGTTGCATTGAAAATGGAAGCTTCAAATCAAACAAATTGCCGAGTTCAATTAAATCCAGGAGCTGCCAAATTtcccaaaatcaacttgattacCAAAATTGGCAGGCAGGTGACAAAAAAAAATACcgaaaatataatttaaattaaaaattgtATTTACTGAAATTTAgatgataaatttatttaagtgaaatttataaaataaattaatttaaattaagttcataaaataaatttattcaaatttaaataataaacttatttatattaaatttataaaataaataaatttttaaataaaatttttaaaataaatttatgtagattccaattaataaaataaatttatttaaggatCCTCATTCGTGTATCAATCAGTCAGTTGTGATACTGTTACGCCCGGATCCTTTCGATTGTATGAACAGACTTCGACTGGATTGAAGATGACTTTGGCCatacctgaaagtgaagagaatgcgagggtttggacccccgattcacctccggtgtgagaatcagaATCTGGCTGTAAAAGCAGGGTAGTAATACAAGAGAAGTAGAGTGTTGAGAGTGTATATCTTTTATCTTACTTCACAAGGGTTTTTATACCCAATCATGCCATGAATGTTCTTCTGTTACCGACCATTAATGAGAGAGTGAAAATGGGGAGTTGTGTCCCTTGCATTGTCCAACAGTCCGCGAGTAGCAGGCCTCGGCCTGGGCTTCCATGGGCCTTGGCGACGCGGGCCTGGAGGTCCTTCGGCCCAGTAGTACAACCGCTTTGTGGGCCTTCATTTAATGGGCCTTATTGGGCCTATAACCAACATGTCCCTGTCCTTCGACTGGGCCTTCGGGCCGGCCGACGGACACCGGTCTCGGCCCATATGGGGATGGAGGAACTCTAGGGCGATCGCTTCAGTCCTGCCTCGATCATCGGTCGTACACATGGCAATCTTATGGGGACTTGCAGTGCATTGATGACAGCTGGTGGCACGTCGTTTCATGACTCAATCTCAGCCGTTGAATGCCAACCGTTTTGATCTGGGACGTTCATTTCAAAAACCCCCAAACGTCGCTGCTCTAAATTCATTTTAGGCGCCTATATAAGCCCATTTGTATGTTTCATTTCCTTTTTATCACTTTAGCTTCTCCACACACAGTGACAAATCGCAGTGAATCTCTCAATCAGGGGCAACAGCAACTCCGTCTTTCCAAATTATCCCATTTCAATCCAAGAACATCTTCAAATAAGTAAGTCTCTCTTCTTGTTTTCCAGTTTTGAATTTGCATGCTAATTTCCCGTGTTTTATAGAGTTTGCATGCGGACTTTTGTTCCGGGTTTATGGGGATTTTCTGGGTTTTTGCGTGTGTTGTTATGTTTTTCTGGGGTTTTTGGGTAGGTAATCATAGGTTTCTGGGTTTTACCAATCCTGAGGAGGCCCCAAGGGTTTAAAGATGGCATGCGAGGTGTTTTATGACCAAGAACGTTCTTCGGGACTTCTTGGTTTTAGAACACCCTTCGGGAGCCGACCCAGGGCCTAAACAGGTGGTCTGGAGCGATGTTTTCGTAAGGCTCTGTAGGCAAGAACATCCTTCGGGTGGGCTTGGCTCAGGAGCAGCCTTCGGAAACAGCCTCCGGGGTTCGGGTTCGTTCGGTCCTGGGAAGTGTACTCGGGtgtttattttttcttttatctGCTAATCCGAGTACATGGACTAATGTCTCTCTGTTCGATACAGGGACATGGACCGAGCAGAACGTCCCCCGGATTCTTGGGACCCCTTATCCAACAGCTTGGTGGGAACGTCTTTCATTTGCCCCGAGCGGATGGGACGGGCCCTATACGGTTCGGCTGCCGACTATCCTACAGCCAATAATAGATCTGAGCTGACGAAAGGGCGCGTCGTTCAGATGTACGATGATTACTCTGTTCCTTGAGGACTTTGTTGGCTGTACGCGCCGAGGGAGGGTGAGAGAATCTTCGACACTGCCAGGGTACCGGACGGATATGGAGGCTGTGCCGTAGGGATTTCAGAGGCGGCCTTCAAATACGGCTTGAGGGTGCCGCCGTTGAAGTTGATTAAACACCTCTTTTTCTAGATGGGCATCGCCCTTGGACAGATGGATCCGAACGGGTTCATCCACATCAACTGTTTTCAGAACAGGTGTCTTCATGCCGGGATCGCGCCCAGCACTCGCCTATTCTGGTACCACTAAGATTTCAGGAGGAATCCGAAGAGTGCTGGTTTTTACACCATCGCCCGTCGGGCAGGGCGACCCGATTGGACGGCGACCAAATCGAACAATAAGTCCACTCACATACATTGGTGCTATGTGAGTGGCCCGGGGTTGGCGGCCATGTCGGTTTGGCGGGATGTAAACCCCGCTCTGCTTCTCATGCCGAGCTTGACCTTGGAGGAGAAGGATAGTTACATGGCGTTGGTGGACGTCAATGTGAAGAAGCTGGGTCCCGGAAAGTTTCGGGACAAGGATTGGCTCTTTAGCTTGTGGGGTGGGGGTAACAAAACTTCTTCCTTGGTCTTTTAGTTTTGTCCCCACGCCTGTATTTCCATTTCTTTTTATGCATTCGATTATATATATGCTTGGACTGACTTGTTTTCCCTTCTTATTTCAGTGTCTTCTTTCCGTGCAGTCCACGAAGGAGGTGGCTTCGGACCTCTGCCATGGTCTTCAGCTCCCGGTCGATCTCCCGACCTTTGCCTCGGCTTCTGCTACCGAAGCCTGCACGGAACTTCTGTCCTTCCTGTCCTTGGTATGTTTTTTAATCTTCTATTTTTCTTCCACTTTTTTCATTTCGGCATCCTTTAGTAATGCTTTTGTCGTCCTTTTGCGGGCTGCCCCTTGGGCCGCAGCCGTGAAGGATAAGGTTAAGGATATGGAGACTCGCATGGCCGAGGTGAAGGAGTTGGAGAAGAGGGCTACGGCGGTCGAGGAGGAGCTCATAAGGGTGAAAGCCCAGAACCAGGTCGAAGCCGCTGAGTTGAAGAAGGATAGATCCCGGCTGGAGACTGAGCTGGAGAGGGCGAATCGGAGGATCTCCCATCGGAACGGCCAGCTGAAGAGATCCCGAAAGGAGCTTcgaaagaagcagaagcagctgGACCGGACTGAGGAACGCTGCTTCCAGTTCGGCGCTGATTATGTCCTGGAGAAGGCCCATGGCCTGAACTGGGACTATAAGCAGTTGCTGGACGACAGCCTGGAGGATCCTATCGGTCGTCCAGCAGTCGAAGTCCCTCCTGTCTCCTCCGGCGAAGATGAAGAGCTCTCGGATGAAGACCCTCAAGCCTAAACCTTCAGCACTGAGGTGCTTGACATGACTGAAGATGATCTTGTTGTGAAGTTTGCCGTTGGTGTTTCCATGGTCGTACCCAACTCTTGCAGCGGCATTCTTCGTTCGTCTTCCTGTATTTCTATTTTTCGTAATCGGTACTCTTTGTAATTGGTAGTAGTTGGTACTCTTTGTAGTTGGTACTCTTTGTAATTTAACTGGCCTTCGGGGTTTTATATTTTAATGCATCTTTTGTTTTTCATCAGCATTGTCCGACTGCATTTAATTGTTCACCTTAAAAACGAACCGTCTCTTCGGCATTATTGGTGCCTTAACGATTATTAAAATTGTATCTTTGGCTTACTCATTTTCCTTAACGAAATTAGTGAATTGTATCTTCGGCTTATTCTACCTCAACaacttaataataaaatgaatcgCATCTCTGGCTTCATTCGCCTCAACGATCTTATCGAATTGAATAAAATGAATCGTATCTTTGGCTTATTCTGCCTcaacaattttaataataaaatgaatcgCATCGCTGGCTTCATTCGCCTCAACGATCTTATCGAATTGAATAAAATGAATCGTATCTTTGGCTTAAATGAATCGCATCTCTGGCTTCATTCGCCTCAACGATCTTATCGAATCGTTAAAAAATGAATCGTATCTTCGGCTTCATTCGCCTCGACGATCTTTTTTTTAACGATTTTAATGTATTGCTGCCTCACTACCCCTTACGGCCCCAAGGGTTAAAGGTCGAAGGTTGGTTCGGGCTGTTAATCCTTTCTTAATTCAGGCGAGGGCACATGGGTGCTGATCTTTTAATGATCGCCCCTAGATCAGCGGTCATCTTCGGGATCGCCCCTAAACCTGGTCGGATTAATTATTTTCATTATCTAGGCCGAAGGACCATGTCCTTTCTTTGATCGCCCCGGGACAGGGATTCCTTAGGCCtcattaataataaataattaagttaaGACGAATGATAGGGCGTTATTCTAGGACTTCCCCTTAAGGCCCTTAATTCGTGTTTACCAATTTCAAGTTTTCATAAGAGTGTAGTGATGTTCGATTTTTGGGTGATTGCCCCTTATGTCTTTTCAATTAACAAATTAGACAATGGCGGCGGCCGAAGGGTTTATCTTCTTCGGGATCGCCCTCAGATAATACTCGGTCGGCCGCAACATGTTTGAATAAAGAAATTTTGACAGGAAATGCATCTTTATTCAATCAGTCCGCTTACATTTTTCACATATAATTGAAATACAAGCTTTTTAAGAAATTTCTTACTGATAAAATTTCTGAAGGCGACTGGCATGCCAAGTATTTTTAATTGATTCGCCTGACAGCGTTTCGAGCTTGTAGGTTCCAGGGCGAACGACTTCGGTCACTTTGTAAGGCCCTTCCCAGTTCGGCTGGAGCTTTCCTTGCTTGGCCGGCATAGATTCGGCCAACTCCCTTAATACTAGGTCTCCTACTCTGAAGGCCCTTTTCTTCATATTGGAGTCATAGTGTTGTGCCGCTTGCAGTAAATACCTCATGTTCCTTTGATGGGCGGCTTCTCTTTCTTCCTCCAGCAGGTCTACGTTTGCCTTCAACCCGAAGCTATTAGTTTCCACATTGTAGGTCTCGGTTTGGTATGATTCTAAGCCCACTTCGACAGGAACTAAGGCCTCGGTGCCATAAGCCATTCTAAAAGGAGTTTCTCCGGTCGATGTCCGGGGGGTGGTTCGGTAAGCTCATAAGATCCAAGGGAGTTTTTCCTCCCATCTTCCTTTTGCCTCGCCCAACCTCTTCTTGATTCCATGGAATATCACTTTGTTCGCCGCTTCAATCGCCCCATTTCCTTGTGGGTGGGCAACTGAGCTAAATTTTTGTTGGATTCCGAAGTGGTGCAGGAACTTGCGGAGTTTGTTTCCAATGAATTGAGTTCCATTATCTGAGATGCAGGTTTTCGGAATGCCAAACCGGAGAATGACCTATTCCAGGAAGAACTTTTTAGCGGCTTCTTCGGTTATGGTTGACAGAGGACGGGCTTCGACCCATTTAGTCATGTAGTCAATGATGATTATGCAGTATTTCGCTTGCTTCGTGCTGGTAGGAAGTATGCCGACTATATCCACGGCCCATACGGAGAACAGAATTGGGCTTAGTATAGAGGTCATCTCTTCTGGAGGTTGCTTCGGGACAGTGGAGAACAACTGACATTGTACACATTTCTTTGCATAGTCGATGGCGTCTGCCTTCAAAGTGGGCCAGAAGAATCCCTGCCGGAGAATTTTAAAGGCGAGGGAACGACCAGCCAGATGCTCGCCGCAAATTCCTTCGTGTACTGCCTCCAAAGCCTGTTACTGTTCTTCGCTGTTTAAACAACGTAGAAGGGGTTGACTGACTCATCGGTGATACATTCTCCCATTGATGATAGTGTAGCTTGATGCTCTGTATTTAACCTTCAGGGCATCTTTCCGGTCGGGTGGCAAAATGCCCTTCTCCAGAAAGTTCCTGAGTGGGGTCATCCAGTCGCTTCCCTGGTGAATCTCTAGGCATTCTTTCTTTTCGATCGAAGGCATTTTGGCTTCGGTAAGGTAAATAGAACCAGTTAAGTTCTGTGTCTCGGCCGAAGCTAGCCTGGAAATTGCGTCCGCCCTAGAATTGTTTTCTCTACCAATTTGACTTAATTCAAAGGTTTCAAATGATAAAGAAGCTTGTCGTAGCTTGGTAGCATAGGCTCTCGTTCGGGGATCCCTTTGTTCATACTCCCCTTTGAAATGTTTCACAACCAACATGGAGTCGCTGAAGGCCCTTAGGTGCTTCGCCTCGAGGCTTCGGGCAAGCTTCATTCCTGCGAGGAGGGCTTCGTACTCGGCCTCATTATTTGTCAAGGGGAAGTCGAACCTTATGGCCTGACATATTTCAAATCCTTCGGGGCTGGAGAGGATCAAGCCTGCCCCACACTTTTTTCCGGCGACTGACCCGTCTACAAAGAGCTTCCACTTCCCTGGGATCCGGATCAGTTGTTCTCCAGGCGAGAGATCCTTTGGACCCGAGAATGCGTATTCAACCATGAAGTCGACCAAAGCCTGGGCCTTAATTGCCGTTCGGGGGACATATTCGAGATCAAATTCCCCGAGTTCAATGGACCACGCTACGACTCTCCCGGAGGCTTCGACTGCAAATGTCCTCTAAAAGTTTTTCCACCTCGGCCTCTATTACCTTCTGTCGTTCGACTGCAAATGTCCTCTTCTTTTCTTTTACCGGCTTGGCCTCGGGCTGCACATTCAAGCAGTGCGTTACCGTCTTGGGATCCAATCCGGGCATATCTTCGGGACCCCAGGCGAACACATCATGGTATTGCCGAATGACAGCTATTACCTTCGCCTTCAGGTCTGTCCCCATGTTTTTGCCTATCCGTACCATCTTTCCCGAATGGCCTGCGTACAACTCCACTTCTTCAGTCTCTGCCGCGGGTTCGGCGATAGGACTCGAGAGATCATCCCCAAATTTTTCCAACTCAATGTTCAATATTTCCCGACTTCCGCTGGGTTCGGATTCTGCCCGCTTTTTCTTTCCGATTCCATCCGGCCCTTCATATTCTTGATCCTTCTCAAGGTCTTCGAGCATTATGATTCGGGCAGTTTTCTGATCGCCCCTCATTTCCCCTACCCCTTTTTCAGTTGGGAACTTGAGTTTGAGGTGAGGTATGGACTCCACTGTTTCGAAAGTTGATAAGAAGGGCCTACCAAATATTGCATTGTACGGGCTTTCAATCCGAACCACGTAGAACTTCACCAGCTTCTCGGCGGTATACGGCAACTTGCCCAGGAGGACCGGAAGAGTAATCGTTCCTTCGAACTGAATTGGATGGCCTCCGATTGCATAGAGGGGGGCCTCGTTGCAGGCCTCTAGTTGCTCTCCCGCCAAGTTCATCTTACAGTAGGTTTTGTGGAATAGTATATTGGCTCCTTTAGGTTGTATGAACAGGCTTCGGCTGGATTGAAGATGGCTTCGGCCgtacctgaaagtgaagagaatgcgagggtttggacccccgattcacctccggtgtgagaatcagaATCTGGCTGTAAAATTAGGGTAGTAATATAAGAGAAGTAGAGTGTTGAGAGTGTATATCTTTTATCTTACTTCACAAGGGTTTTTATACCCAATCATGCCATGAATGTTCTTCCGTTACCAACCATTAAGGAGGGAGTAAAAAAGGGGCGTTGTGTCCCTTGCATTGTCCAACGGTCCGCGAGTAGCAGGCCTCGGCCTGGGCTTCCATGGGCCTTGGCGACGCGGGCTTGGAGGTCCTTCGACCCAGTAGCATAACTGCTTTGTGGGCCTTCGTTCAATGGGCCTTATTGGGCCTATAACCAACatataccaattgttaggtcccgaattatcgtagggggttgaatacgataatcactaaattaaaaattctttcgaatctttagcggataaaatatttagtgctcggttagtgtttcgtgttcttgagaggaatagtgtttgaaacgataaaaatgaggaacacaaaatattcggggaaatatatatttgtatataaatccttgggggtgttgctacactcccgtaaataaattaaccagttacaatctaagaacaacaaggTTCCTAActactacaaagatttataaatcaaatcctatacaataatctaagTTTTGTTTGTACTAcgatttaattaccgggtaacgattataatgcccctaagaatatacaagaattaaatcgggcattataacgttactccggtgagaagttaaacggatattcaagtagcttgaactCCTATGTCAATCTCCGCTGCCATTTTCACTCCTCttttgagagagaagatgaacagtaAATAATTCAGAATGAATGGCTGAATctcttctgctgcaaagtgtagtctTTTATCCAATAATGTGTGGCTTAGAATTAGAGAAGCTCTGTGGTGACAAGTACACTTCTTTTCTGTGGCGACAAGGAGTGTAGGAGGAGTTgctaattatttttctaactCCCCTGTGGCGGGCGACCACAAGGGGTACTAGTACATTTTATACTTAACAAAAAACTTCTCTGGCGACAGGGGGGCGAGCCTGTGGCGAGAGGTTTAGGTACATGTATCAAGTACATGTTAATGTACTTAACTTTTACAAACTAAAGTTAAACAACCTGTACActttttgtttttttctttttgcttttctttttgattttgtttcctttttgttttctttgttttgttttgtttttttttgttttttccttttctttctttttctttttctttttctttttgtattttctttttctcttttctcctctttttttttctttttcctttttcttttttttctttttatttttaagttaaaattgtaattaaactaatttatataataaacttaaatataacttatatatataaactaatttagatttataaaataaacttatttaaagtttataagataaattattttaagtttattaaataaattatattaaagtccattaaataatttatttaatttaacaattaaacttagagcttcgccagtcccctgagctgttgagctgtataccccgcacacctcttctcgtactttaacagataaacgttcaattcaagtacgttcctcaacttaacaattcttctataaataatacccagattcctttcacgagctgttgacgtctagtgcaactggtctggttcacatacgactaaccccgattcaggtcttcatattatagccttgattacattgttaagcttacCTCAACTatattgcttcagacactgactgtctataaacaattgtactttcactggaatcctttctggtactttagacaacgtcttcattaacctctgtctataccctgtcttcaattcttcagattcctatgcttcaaacactgtctatcttcaatcaatgccaatacacttAAATCTTCCGGTaacacttgtatactgaatcttcaacatttctgaaaccctgaaagtctttaacctttgttcttcactgaggcatgatcatattaatgaacttctttcagtgacctgtagacagacttcaggctttcttctaatcttctgattctttgtatttgccttgtcttcattcttcctaatttcttgtgtaaacgtagtattattaacccgtcctgttctagtattgttattgtgttgagttatcatgtaactgttaatacagctacgcagtctcaccaatagttgatccagcagacaaaagaaaaagTTTAACTCATTCGGAAAAAGATAGTAGCAGCTTAAGATCGATAGTGCAAGTATGCTGATCCTGCCAGAAAAGATATAGAATTTGAAGTTGGAGAAGCAGTATTATTGAAAATTTCACCTTGGAAAGGCTTATccagatttgggaagaaaggaaagttgagtccccattatgttggaccttttgagattttgaggcgtgtggggAAAGTCACTTatgagttagctttaccaccacacatgcagcatatccacaaTGTATTCCATGTGTATATGTTAAAGCAATATTTACCTGATTCTAATCATGTGATagatgtaacgaccgagaaattacgcttgtattatatcataataaagataaattgtgtgtattattatgtgattaactgtgttgagtcattaaaccctaatcgttatgtgctacgtgttgtctgttatgatccgaatgtgttttggatatttattgaatgttttatcgcaagttatatatcttatatcaaaacccgtacagctcaaacagtgttttaaaagcccgtatttcaaataaaaattattggtcctattttaccaaaaatgccctataccatatcgctattttgaacccctagacgttttacaaattgacctttttcgcgaaaaacgacttttccggaccccttcgggtaccaaaaaccccacaaaaatcacatttttatttttatatgatcatgaaattatcatatatcatttttctttgtatttttgtatttttcacaatttttggaaatttttaatatttattttgtatttattggatatttaaaaattcattattaatacccaaaaattataaaaattggggccaaatatttttattaggagtgtaattagacccttaattttacttaggggtattattttcataaatataaatacacgATTTATTactaattaaatcagttaattattcagaaaaatcagaaaataaaaagaaaaagaaaaagaaattagggttagggttttgtgaagaacagagcaggaggatcaaaggcaattttcatcgtgattccggagtctaaatcgttagtgtaagtatccgttttgaagcccaagaatcgtaGTTTTTGATTATGTAATTAGTTTTAATGTTTGATTATCTGATTTTACTTtcatattttcgggttttaatcgcgaattcgggtttgaatttctGTTGATTGTTTAATGATTTCGTTGCCATGAGGTTGTAGATCGTCGAATAGGGAGTAGTTTGGTACCGGATTCGTGGTGTTTGGCTTTGGTTTTGGGTTCGTCGGAAAAACGGCGACGCCGCCGTTGTTCTTCGTCTCCGGCGGTGTTCGACGAGGAAGGAGGACGGGGAAAGGCCAGGAAGCAGAAGGGGAGATGTCGTTGTGTTGTTATGCTTCGAGAAGAACCTGGAATCGAGCGTTTGGTTCGCCGGAAAAtctccgccggcgtcggattctgggaatgcgggcggtgttcttcccgacccgatcgggtcggggacgacccggtttgcaacccggtttcgacccggtttcaatcctaaaaaccctaaatcctgttatgtttttgtgtttctaaataaattaattatttatttatattttagtaagtaaaaatcagttttaataattctaataattaattaaaaattagttttatattatgaaaaatagtatttataatttctgaattattttatttaattataaatttgaatttatttatttaattaattatttaataatttatctaattatttattaattatctaattaattaataattgggtaattaattaataattaggtaattaattagtgaataaagattagaaataattaagtgaggtaattaataatctaataattagttaatagtgcgaataatgattcgataattagaattattattggagcgttagttattcgaataatattgtaataattattcgtaccgtataaatagttatcggtaattatctgtttagcgaatcgtacaggttttaataataatagaataattcgataattaggcgagaattgcgagtagctcataattatacgagtgattaatcgttaagtgatttataattcgagtaattcgtagttatttgataaataacgtatcagttaattgtatcgattgattatttgtaaataatcgatctgatcgggtaagcgttaataattagtaaattagtgtagtaaattgtaattaatcctaataattagggattaattattttaaaatgcaataattattaaataattatctaaaaatataattaaggattatttaattataattaattatttataattagttattaattaattaaatcttgtttaattcataataattaaaccgttagtccgatttgagcaaaacgaagaccctagactcagaaaaatgagacgaatccaataaaaataatggtgagtcataaattctcccggaagagagtgatcttgtgataattaatagttcgtaggccctaataggggtataactgagttgaataaatcccgaaaaattataataaaatcagatacgactagtaatgtaggtataagcccagaattgattctaaaaataattataaatctaaaaattaattatgtgccttacgtgctacgtgctttatgtgattatgtgaatagatgtgttgtataaatgtatatatatatatgcgagtcagatagaaacgcatgggtagactgataaggttgcgcgatatcaattcaagatacgcgtatatagtaaattatctaaacgcctatctttccatgatttgttcagtgttagcaaggcagagcaagctagggtcagaagacagtgagttaaaccaggttaagtacgcgcaaggcaagtttttcccctattctaaattcagaatagtgatttatatttcttttctatcgtatcaattctctttgataatcattgttcatatacactgttatccatttattattacttgttccagtttcatttcaattcttgatttacccaatttattgaattccctgttcatatttcaattcttttaccctacatatactctggtatatcctggtgttgggatatatcaatagcataccgattgttccggatgctcagccttggactggatggttactataaaggctgggtttttcccagaccattaattaataggccatagttgcctgagtactccttatgttggttgggtctatgcagttgggtatagatccgcgctatattctgactgatcagcagattatagtgcatatgttggttcttgtttccagtcttgttcatttggcactcgccatcattggcaaattattatcatatacagatacagatggttgttcaaaccagcagcttattggttcatttatttctctctctttataatatatatatatattgttgcaggcttgttgagcaattttggctcatttcttttattgtcactcctattgttttacagttaaggtagagaatgaaacccatcaggacccgcatagtcaagaagcgagtcaagcagcgggaccctcttataccaagag
Encoded here:
- the LOC141665624 gene encoding uncharacterized protein LOC141665624, giving the protein MAYGTEALVPVEVGLESYQTETYNVETNSFGLKANVDLLEEEREAAHQRNMRYLLQAAQHYDSNMKKRAFRVGDLVLRELAESMPAKQGKLQPNWEGPYKVTEVVRPGTYKLETLSGESIKNTWHASRLQKFYQ